Genomic segment of Candidatus Poribacteria bacterium:
ATGGGCGTCGGGATAGGCGTTCCTGATCGCCCGGAGGGCCGGGGTCAGAAGCACCATATCCCCTATCCATCCCCCCGTATGCATCACCAGTATCTTTCGGATATCCTCCCGCATATCTCCTCGACCTTTTCCCAAACCCTTTTTACGGTTATGGCGTCCATACACCTTCGCCCGTCACACCGTTTGAAATCCCCACATGGGGAACACGGCGCGTCGCCCTTCAGAGCGAAGCAGTTGGGAGCGAAGGGAGCGAATCTGGTCGGATCTGAGGGCCCGAAAAGCCCTATCGTCGGAACGCCTACAGCGGCGGCGATGTGCATCGGGCCGGTGTCGTTTGAGAGGAAGAGATCGCATCTGGAGATCAAGGCGGCCAGTTCGAGCAGGTTCATATCGCCGAATATGATCGGCTCATAGCTCATCGCCTCTCTCACCCTCTCGGCGATCCATCTTTCATTTGGTCCCACGAAGATCAACACCTGCGCGCTCAATCTCTCGATGGCCAGATCGGCGAGAGCTGCGAACCGCTCAGCCCTCCATCTCTTCGACTCCCATCCTGCTCCGGGGAAAATTCCGAACCTCAGCCTATCTTGAGCTATCCCTCTGCTTAGCATTTTTTCCTCGGCCCAGATCGTCATCTCAGGTGACAGGTGAAGTTCGACCGGCGGAGCTTTTTCCACCTCGATCCCCAGAGGGCGGAGGAGATTGAGATGCGCTTCGGCGACGTGGATCGAGGGGTCATCGGGGATCGAATCCGTATAAAACGGCGAGAAGACGGACCTATATCCGATTCGTTTCTCCGCTCCGCTGAGGAATCCCAACAACGCCGTTCTAAATTTGTGATGTAGATCGATAGAGCAGTCGAATTCCCTCCATACCCTGCAAACGAGATCAAGCATTCCGCTTCTGCTAAACCACCTAGCTTCACGGCTGAAGGTCAGGATTTTATCTATATGCGGGTTATATTTGAAAAGGGGCACAAATCTCCTTTCCGTCAACATGACCACGGTTGCATCTGGTAGGTTTT
This window contains:
- a CDS encoding glycosyltransferase family 9 protein, which codes for MLDLVCRVWREFDCSIDLHHKFRTALLGFLSGAEKRIGYRSVFSPFYTDSIPDDPSIHVAEAHLNLLRPLGIEVEKAPPVELHLSPEMTIWAEEKMLSRGIAQDRLRFGIFPGAGWESKRWRAERFAALADLAIERLSAQVLIFVGPNERWIAERVREAMSYEPIIFGDMNLLELAALISRCDLFLSNDTGPMHIAAAVGVPTIGLFGPSDPTRFAPFAPNCFALKGDAPCSPCGDFKRCDGRRCMDAITVKRVWEKVEEICGRISERYW